Part of the Cryptosporangium arvum DSM 44712 genome, AACCGGATCTCCCCGGTGGTGGGGGTGTCGGTCCCCGACAGGATCCGGGTCAGCGTGCTCTTCCCGGCGCCGTTGTCGCCGATGAGCGCGACGACCTCCCCGGCCTCGACCTCGAAGTCCGCGCCGGCCAGCGCGGTGACGTGCCCGTATTCGCGGGTGATCCCGCGGGCCTGCAGCACGGGGGCCATCAGCGACGCGCCGCCTCGCGCCAGGAACGCGCGCGGCCGTCGACGGCGGCGAGCAGCTTCTCCAGGCGCGGCCGGGCCGAGTCGGCGAAGAACGACGACCGCTCCGCCGCGGACAGGCCGACCGCTTCCTTCCAGACCGACCGGCCGGCGATGAAGCCGGACGCGCCGCCCTCGTCGCAGGAGATCCGCACGACCTCCTGGAACTGATCGAACGCGACCCCGGCCGACAGCACGGCCCAGGGACCGGTCAGCGCATCGGCCAGGCGGCGCGCCCCGGCCGCCGAGCCCGGGTACTCGAGCTTGAGCAGGTCGGGCTCGAGCGCGTCGAGCAGGATCGCCGACTCGACGATCAGGTCCTCGCGCTGCCGCGCGGAGAGCTCCTCGCCGGGCTGGGCGTAGATGAGGTTCTCGACGACCGACGGGATCCCGGCGGCGCGGCAGTCGGCGACGACCTGCCGGACGACCTCGATCGCCTCGGCCTGCAGGTCGGGCTCCCCGGCGGCGGAGGTGCGGTGCGGGCGGACCTGGATCAGGAACTTCACCGCGTGCCCGCCGAGCGACCGGACCCAGTCGCCGCCCTGCTCGGGGTCGCGGGCGGCACGGGGCTCGCCGTTCCAGGTCGGACGCTTCTCCGGCTCGGCGGCGATCAGCAGGCCGCAGGAGCCGGCGAGCGCACCGGCGCGCCGCACGGCCGGCACGCCGATCGTCGGGTCGAGCAGGATGCCGCTGGCCAGCGGCGTCAGCGCGGCGGCGACGTCGACCTTGGCCCGGTCCAGGTCGTCGGCGCTCGCCTCGATGCCGACCGCGGCGAACATGCGGCGCAAGGTGTTGCGCTGGTCCATCGCGATGATCGAGAAGACGCCGTTCGGGTCCGCGATGGAGTCCAGCGTGGTGGTGGCAGCGACCGACTCGGTCGTCATGGGATTCCCTTCGTCAGATGTGGAGGTAATCGATTACCTCCCGAGCAAAAAAAGAGAACTAGGGGGCGAATACGGCGGTAGGGCGCAGGCCGGCGGAGAATTCCCCGAGGTCGCCGGGGCTCCCGGCGGCGGCCCACGCGGCGAGCACGGCGGCGCCGAACCCGCCCGGCTGGTCGATCGGGCTGAACGTCAGCCCGGGCAGCACCCGGCGTTTGCTCCGCCGGACCGAGGCGAGCCGCAGCCAGCCCCCCGCCCCGACGGCCCGGCCGTACGGCCCGGCGACCGGCGCGATCCGGGCGAGCAGGTCCCCGGTGTAGGCGGCGTTGGCGTCGACCGCGGCCGCCCAGACGTCCGCGGGGGTCGCGCCCTCACGCAGCGCGATCACCACGTCGTCGGCCTCGACGTCACCCCCGGTGACGGTGGCCCGGGACGCGTCGGCGCCCGGGTAGGCGGCGTCCAGCGCCCCCAGGTCGGTCGCGCCGAGCGCGGCCTGCACCCGGCGCAGCACGAGCCCGGCCCGCGACGGCGCGTTCACGAGCGTCGTCCCGGGGAGGATGTGCCGGCCGACCTCGACCCGCGCGCCGGTCAGCCGCCGCCGCTCGTCCGCGGTGACCACGCGCGGGATGGCCCGCAGCAGCGTGTCGGCGGTGCCGCACGAGTTGAACAGGTCGTCGCCGCCGACCGCGCCGGCGCCGAACGCGGCGACCGGGTGGTCGTGCCCGGCGACCGAGATCGTCGCGCCCCGCAACGCGGCGGGCGCGTCGGGGGTGCGGACGGTGCCGGCCGGCTCCCCCGCGTAGCGTCGCTCGGGCAGGAAACCCGGGCCGACGCCGAGCAGGTCCAGCGCGGCGCTCCACGGGCCGCCGGTGTCCAGGTCGAGCAGGCCGGTGCGGGAGGCCAGCGACGGCTCGGCGACGGGGTCGGCGCCGAGCGCGAACGCGACGTACTCGGGGACGTTGAGCCAGCGGTGGCCGGGCCCGAGCTCCAAGCCGTGCTCGCGGGCCCAGAGCAGCTTCGCGATCGTCCACTGCTGGTGGAACGGCAGGCCGGTGGTGACGCCGAACGCGTCCCGGAAGTCCGAGGGCACCCGGGCGAGCTGCTCGCCGCCGCGCGGGTCGTGCCAGGCGATCACCGGCGAGCAGGGCGCCCCGGCCCCGTCGACGACCACTCCGGACTCGGCCAGACCGGTGAGGCCGAGCGCCGTCACCCGCGGATCGTCGAGCGTGGAGAGCGCGTCGGTGACCACCCCGAGGACGCCGTCGAGCAGCGTGCGCGCGTCGGTCTCGACGCGGAGGCCCGGTAACCGGCGCCAGACCGTGGGACGGCGCCAGGTGCCGATCCGAGCGCCGTCGGACCGCAGGACGAGGACTTTCGTGTCCGATGTCCCGAGGTCGACCCCGAGGAGGAGCTCAGTCATGCGGTGGTCTCCGTTCACCGGACCCGCGCATGACCAGACGCAGCGGCAGGGTGCGGTCGGTCGAGACGGCCGGTTCCCCGGCCAGTCGCTCGAACATGGTGTGGGCGGCCAGCTCGCCGATGGCCTCCGGGTCGTGGTCGACGACCGTGACGCCCGGATCGAGGACGTCGGCCAGCGCGAAGTCGCCGAAGCAGACGAGCGCGACGTCGGTGCGGTCGCAGGCGTGCAGCGCGGCGACGACGCCCAGCGACGTCCGCGTGTTGGAGGAGAAGATCGCGGTGGGCGGCTCGGGCAGGGCGAGCAGTTCGACGGTGACCGAGCGGCCGTCGTCGGCGGTGTTGCAGCCGGTGCGCACCAGGGCCTCGTCGGCGTCGAGCGCGGACGCGGCGACCTGATCGCGGTACCCCTGCAGGCGGTTGCGGGTGGTGGCGACGTCCATCCGGCCGCCGACGTAGGCAACCCGGCGGTGGCCCTGCGCGGCCAGGTGCGCGAGCGCCTGCCGGGCACCGCCGTTGTCGTCGACGAGCACGGTCTCCCCGCCGGCGTAGCCGTCGGGGCGGCGGTCGACGAACAGCACCGGGCAGGGCGCCTGCGCGAGGTAGGAGTGGTCGGTCGCGGCGGGGGCGACGATCAGCCCGGCGACGCGGCGCGCCAGCAGGTCGTTGACCACTGTGGTCTCCAGCCGCGGGTCCCGGCCGGTGCTGGCGATCATCACGCGCAGCCCGCGGGCGATCGCGAGCCGCTCGATCGTGCCGGTCACGCTGGCGAAGAACGGGTCGGCGATCGAGTCGACGACGATGCCGAGCGTGTCGTCGGTGCCCTTGCGCAGCGAGCGCGCGGTCGGGTCGGGCCGGTAGCCCAGCTCGCGGACGGCGGCGAGGACGCGCACCCGGGTGTCCTCGGCGACCCGGGGATCGCCGTTGATCACCCGCGACGCGGTCTTCGTGCTGGTGGCGGCCAGCGCCGCGACGTCCTTCAACCGCACTGCTGTCTGCTTCACCGGGCACCGACCTTTGGTAGGAGTGCCTCGATCTTGCCGCGCAGCCCGGCAGCGCGCGCGGGGTCCACCCCACCGGCCAGCGACGTCTCGCACGACGCGCTCGCGGTGGCGACCCCGCGGACCACCGCGGGCAGCCAGGCGTCGTCGCCGAGCCCGCGGGCCAGCAGCTCGAGCGCGAGCCCGCCGACGAACGAGTCGCCGGCGCCGACCGCGCTCACGACCCGCACCGGGACGGCCGGGATCCAGGTCAGGTTCGACGGCGTGGCGAACGCGCTGCCGGCCGCCCCGGCCGTGACGACCGCGCGCCGGGCCCCCGCGGCCAGCAGCGACCGCGCCGCCACCTCGGCCCGCTCGCGCACGTCGGCACCGTCCGGGATCGGCAGCACGTCGACCGGTGCGCCGGAGAGCGTGGCCTCGGCCTCCTCCAGGTTCGGGGTGACCAGGTCCGGCCCGGCCGGTAACGCGGCGGCCAGCGCCGCCGGGGCGGCGTCGACGACGACGACCGCGCCCGCGGCGTGGGCGAGGTCGACCAGCTGCCGGTACCCCTCGTCCGGGACGCCGGTCGGCAGGCTGCCGGAGACCGTGAAGAGTTCCCCGGCGCTCAGCCGCGCGGCGGCGGCCTCGCGGTACGCCTGCCAGGCGATCGCCGGCACCGGGTCGCCGGGCTCGTTGACGACCGTGACCCGGCCCGCGGACGCCTCGCGGAACACCAGCGCCTGCCGGACCGTGCCCGGGGCCGGCACCGCGATCAGGTCGGCGCCCTCGTCGGCCAGCAGACCGGCCAGCAGCGGGCCGTCACCGGCGCAGAGCAGGCCGAGCAGCGGGGCCCGGACGCCGTGGGCCCGCAGGACCCGGGCGACGTTCACCCCTTTGCCGCCGGGCGACAGCTCGGTGCGGCGGGAGCGCATCACGGCGCCGGGCACGATCTCGGCCAGCGTGACCAGCCGGTCGATGGCGAGGTTGGGGTTTCCGATCAGCATGGCCGGCTGCTCCCTTCGCCTCGCTAGGTAATCGTTGTCACGAATCGCCGTGAAGCGCCGCCAACCGCCAGATCAACGGCTAGGTAATCGTTGTCACGACCGGACGCGGCAACTCTGCGCCCTGCACCGCGGGGATGTCAAGGGAGTGACGACAGAACGGTGTCGAGTTGAACGCGCGGGTCCAGTGTGGCGTCGACGCGGACATGCGGCACGGCCGGAGCGGCCAGCAGCCCGGCCCGGAAGTAGGCGGCGGCGTCGGCCAGTTTCCCGGCGTCGCGCTCCGCTGCCCGCGCGCCCATCCGCGCGACCAGGACGTCGGCCGGCGCGGTCAGCCAGACCAGCGTGGTCGACGCCCCGGCCGCGGCGAACCGGTCCACGAGCGCACCGAACGCGTCCGCTCGCGCACGCTCGGTGGTGAACGGGGCGACGAGGACCGCGGCGGTGCCGACCGACAGGCAGTCGCACGCGGTCGCGACGATCGACTCGTACCGGGCCGCGCGGAGCGCCCGGCCGGCCGGTCCGTCGAGATCGGCGCCGGCGACGAACGGCCCCGTCACGACGTCCTGGTCGAGGATCGCCGCGCGCAGGGCACCGGCCACCAACCGCCCGACGGTCGTCTTGCCGGTCGCGGGGGCACCGGTCATCAGAACAGCGTGCGACATGGTCGGCCAGCCTACGTCGCCGCTCTGAGCTGCGGGATCGCACCCGGGGTCTACCCTGGCCCGGCCGGCGTGACGATCCGTGCGCGTCGACCAGGTGTAGGCGATACGAAATCCGGGGTACCGCGCAGCCGTGACCACGAACGACGAGCGGCGCCGCCGCCGCAGGCGCTCCCCCCTCACCTGGGCCCGTCGCCGCAGCGACCTGAAGAAGCTGCGTGGCATCGCGGCCGACCTCTACGGCTGGAGCGAACTGCGGCCGGTGCAGGCCGAGTCGATGCTGCACCTGGCCAACGGCGTCGACACGCTGGTGGTGGCCCCCACCGGGTCCGGGAAGTCGGCGATCTACCAGGTCCCGGCCGTGCTCATCGACGGTCCGACGGTCGTGGTCTCGCCGCTCCTGGCGCTGCAGCGCGACCAGATGCAGGCGCTGGCCGAGCACGGCGCACCGACCGCCGTCGTGGTCAACTCCGACCAGACCGCGAGCGAGAACGAGGCCTCGTTCGAGGCGCTGCGGGCCGGCGGCGCGGAGTTCGTGTTCCTGGCGCCGGAGCAGCTGACCAAGCCCGAGGTCCTGGACGCGCTGAAGGCCGCCGCGCCGTCACTGTTCGTCGTGGACGAAGCCCACTGCGTCTCGGCCTGGGGCCACGACTTCCGGCCC contains:
- a CDS encoding FGGY family carbohydrate kinase; amino-acid sequence: MTELLLGVDLGTSDTKVLVLRSDGARIGTWRRPTVWRRLPGLRVETDARTLLDGVLGVVTDALSTLDDPRVTALGLTGLAESGVVVDGAGAPCSPVIAWHDPRGGEQLARVPSDFRDAFGVTTGLPFHQQWTIAKLLWAREHGLELGPGHRWLNVPEYVAFALGADPVAEPSLASRTGLLDLDTGGPWSAALDLLGVGPGFLPERRYAGEPAGTVRTPDAPAALRGATISVAGHDHPVAAFGAGAVGGDDLFNSCGTADTLLRAIPRVVTADERRRLTGARVEVGRHILPGTTLVNAPSRAGLVLRRVQAALGATDLGALDAAYPGADASRATVTGGDVEADDVVIALREGATPADVWAAAVDANAAYTGDLLARIAPVAGPYGRAVGAGGWLRLASVRRSKRRVLPGLTFSPIDQPGGFGAAVLAAWAAAGSPGDLGEFSAGLRPTAVFAP
- a CDS encoding 1-phosphofructokinase family hexose kinase produces the protein MLIGNPNLAIDRLVTLAEIVPGAVMRSRRTELSPGGKGVNVARVLRAHGVRAPLLGLLCAGDGPLLAGLLADEGADLIAVPAPGTVRQALVFREASAGRVTVVNEPGDPVPAIAWQAYREAAAARLSAGELFTVSGSLPTGVPDEGYRQLVDLAHAAGAVVVVDAAPAALAAALPAGPDLVTPNLEEAEATLSGAPVDVLPIPDGADVRERAEVAARSLLAAGARRAVVTAGAAGSAFATPSNLTWIPAVPVRVVSAVGAGDSFVGGLALELLARGLGDDAWLPAVVRGVATASASCETSLAGGVDPARAAGLRGKIEALLPKVGAR
- a CDS encoding LacI family DNA-binding transcriptional regulator; protein product: MKQTAVRLKDVAALAATSTKTASRVINGDPRVAEDTRVRVLAAVRELGYRPDPTARSLRKGTDDTLGIVVDSIADPFFASVTGTIERLAIARGLRVMIASTGRDPRLETTVVNDLLARRVAGLIVAPAATDHSYLAQAPCPVLFVDRRPDGYAGGETVLVDDNGGARQALAHLAAQGHRRVAYVGGRMDVATTRNRLQGYRDQVAASALDADEALVRTGCNTADDGRSVTVELLALPEPPTAIFSSNTRTSLGVVAALHACDRTDVALVCFGDFALADVLDPGVTVVDHDPEAIGELAAHTMFERLAGEPAVSTDRTLPLRLVMRGSGERRPPHD
- a CDS encoding AAA family ATPase, whose product is MTGAPATGKTTVGRLVAGALRAAILDQDVVTGPFVAGADLDGPAGRALRAARYESIVATACDCLSVGTAAVLVAPFTTERARADAFGALVDRFAAAGASTTLVWLTAPADVLVARMGARAAERDAGKLADAAAYFRAGLLAAPAVPHVRVDATLDPRVQLDTVLSSLP